A part of Drosophila bipectinata strain 14024-0381.07 chromosome 3L, DbipHiC1v2, whole genome shotgun sequence genomic DNA contains:
- the Csp gene encoding dnaJ homolog subfamily C member 5 homolog isoform X4: MSAPGMDKRKLSTSGDSLYEILGLPKTATGDDIKKTYRKLALKYHPDKNPDNVDAADKFKEVNRAHSILSDQTKRNIYDNYGSLGLYIAEQFGEENVNAYFVVTSPAVKALFFCCAIVTGCCCCCCCCCCCNFCCGKFKPPVNESHDQYAHLNEDVDLDDVNLGSGGAPVTSQPREQAGGQPVFAMPPPSGAAVGVNPFTGAPVAANENTSLNTTEQTTYTPDMVNQKY; the protein is encoded by the exons ATGAGTGCACCTGGCATGGATAAGAGGAAACTCTC CACATCTGGCGATTCACTTTACGAAATCCTGGGACTTCCTAAAACAGCCACCGGAGACGATATCAAAAAGACGTACCGAAAACTCGCACTTAAATACCACCCAGACAAGAACCCCGACAATGTTGATGCTGCCGATAAG TTCAAGGAGGTGAACCGAGCGCATTCGATATTGAGCGATCAGACTAAGCGTAACATATATGACAACTATGGATCCCTTGGCCTGTACATTGCTGAGCAGTTTGGCGAGGAGAACGTTAACGCGTACTTTGTGGTAACGTCGCCGGCAGTTAAG GCATTGTTCTTCTGCTGCGCCATAGTAACTggatgctgctgttgctgctgttgttgctgctgctgcaacttCTGTTGCGGCAAGTTCAAGCCGCCAGTAAACGAGTCGCACGACCAGTATGCACATCTGAAT GAGGACGTTGATCTGGATGACGTGAATCTTGGATCGGGAGGCGCCCCTGTTACATCACAGCCGCGGGAGCAGGCCGGTGGACAGCCTGTCTTCGCCATGCCGCCCCCCAGTGGAGCAGCCGTGGGCGTCAACCCCTTCACCGGCGCACCTGTGGCCGCCAACGAGAACACATCGCTAAACACCACGGAGCAGACCACCTACACACCAG ACATGGTCAATCAGAAATATTAG
- the Csp gene encoding dnaJ homolog subfamily C member 5 homolog isoform X3, translating into MSAPGMDKRKLSTSGDSLYEILGLPKTATGDDIKKTYRKLALKYHPDKNPDNVDAADKFKEVNRAHSILSDQTKRNIYDNYGSLGLYIAEQFGEENVNAYFVVTSPAVKALFFCCAIVTGCCCCCCCCCCCNFCCGKFKPPVNESHDQYAHLNEDVDLDDVNLGSGGAPVTSQPREQAGGQPVFAMPPPSGAAVGVNPFTGAPVAANENTSLNTTEQTTYTPGLQQPFFNPLF; encoded by the exons ATGAGTGCACCTGGCATGGATAAGAGGAAACTCTC CACATCTGGCGATTCACTTTACGAAATCCTGGGACTTCCTAAAACAGCCACCGGAGACGATATCAAAAAGACGTACCGAAAACTCGCACTTAAATACCACCCAGACAAGAACCCCGACAATGTTGATGCTGCCGATAAG TTCAAGGAGGTGAACCGAGCGCATTCGATATTGAGCGATCAGACTAAGCGTAACATATATGACAACTATGGATCCCTTGGCCTGTACATTGCTGAGCAGTTTGGCGAGGAGAACGTTAACGCGTACTTTGTGGTAACGTCGCCGGCAGTTAAG GCATTGTTCTTCTGCTGCGCCATAGTAACTggatgctgctgttgctgctgttgttgctgctgctgcaacttCTGTTGCGGCAAGTTCAAGCCGCCAGTAAACGAGTCGCACGACCAGTATGCACATCTGAAT GAGGACGTTGATCTGGATGACGTGAATCTTGGATCGGGAGGCGCCCCTGTTACATCACAGCCGCGGGAGCAGGCCGGTGGACAGCCTGTCTTCGCCATGCCGCCCCCCAGTGGAGCAGCCGTGGGCGTCAACCCCTTCACCGGCGCACCTGTGGCCGCCAACGAGAACACATCGCTAAACACCACGGAGCAGACCACCTACACACCAG GTCTGCAGCAGCCGTTTTTCAATCCGCTCTTCTGA
- the Csp gene encoding dnaJ homolog subfamily C member 5 homolog isoform X2, with amino-acid sequence MSAPGMDKRKLSTSGDSLYEILGLPKTATGDDIKKTYRKLALKYHPDKNPDNVDAADKFKEVNRAHSILSDQTKRNIYDNYGSLGLYIAEQFGEENVNAYFVVTSPAVKALFFCCAIVTGCCCCCCCCCCCNFCCGKFKPPVNESHDQYAHLNRPDGNREASDLPPHLGQTPRLEDVDLDDVNLGSGGAPVTSQPREQAGGQPVFAMPPPSGAAVGVNPFTGAPVAANENTSLNTTEQTTYTPDMVNQKY; translated from the exons ATGAGTGCACCTGGCATGGATAAGAGGAAACTCTC CACATCTGGCGATTCACTTTACGAAATCCTGGGACTTCCTAAAACAGCCACCGGAGACGATATCAAAAAGACGTACCGAAAACTCGCACTTAAATACCACCCAGACAAGAACCCCGACAATGTTGATGCTGCCGATAAG TTCAAGGAGGTGAACCGAGCGCATTCGATATTGAGCGATCAGACTAAGCGTAACATATATGACAACTATGGATCCCTTGGCCTGTACATTGCTGAGCAGTTTGGCGAGGAGAACGTTAACGCGTACTTTGTGGTAACGTCGCCGGCAGTTAAG GCATTGTTCTTCTGCTGCGCCATAGTAACTggatgctgctgttgctgctgttgttgctgctgctgcaacttCTGTTGCGGCAAGTTCAAGCCGCCAGTAAACGAGTCGCACGACCAGTATGCACATCTGAAT CGCCCCGATGGCAATCGAGAGGCCAGCGATCTGCCACCACACCTGGGACAAACGCCACGTCTT GAGGACGTTGATCTGGATGACGTGAATCTTGGATCGGGAGGCGCCCCTGTTACATCACAGCCGCGGGAGCAGGCCGGTGGACAGCCTGTCTTCGCCATGCCGCCCCCCAGTGGAGCAGCCGTGGGCGTCAACCCCTTCACCGGCGCACCTGTGGCCGCCAACGAGAACACATCGCTAAACACCACGGAGCAGACCACCTACACACCAG ACATGGTCAATCAGAAATATTAG
- the Csp gene encoding dnaJ homolog subfamily C member 5 homolog isoform X1, translating to MSAPGMDKRKLSTSGDSLYEILGLPKTATGDDIKKTYRKLALKYHPDKNPDNVDAADKFKEVNRAHSILSDQTKRNIYDNYGSLGLYIAEQFGEENVNAYFVVTSPAVKALFFCCAIVTGCCCCCCCCCCCNFCCGKFKPPVNESHDQYAHLNRPDGNREASDLPPHLGQTPRLEDVDLDDVNLGSGGAPVTSQPREQAGGQPVFAMPPPSGAAVGVNPFTGAPVAANENTSLNTTEQTTYTPGLQQPFFNPLF from the exons ATGAGTGCACCTGGCATGGATAAGAGGAAACTCTC CACATCTGGCGATTCACTTTACGAAATCCTGGGACTTCCTAAAACAGCCACCGGAGACGATATCAAAAAGACGTACCGAAAACTCGCACTTAAATACCACCCAGACAAGAACCCCGACAATGTTGATGCTGCCGATAAG TTCAAGGAGGTGAACCGAGCGCATTCGATATTGAGCGATCAGACTAAGCGTAACATATATGACAACTATGGATCCCTTGGCCTGTACATTGCTGAGCAGTTTGGCGAGGAGAACGTTAACGCGTACTTTGTGGTAACGTCGCCGGCAGTTAAG GCATTGTTCTTCTGCTGCGCCATAGTAACTggatgctgctgttgctgctgttgttgctgctgctgcaacttCTGTTGCGGCAAGTTCAAGCCGCCAGTAAACGAGTCGCACGACCAGTATGCACATCTGAAT CGCCCCGATGGCAATCGAGAGGCCAGCGATCTGCCACCACACCTGGGACAAACGCCACGTCTT GAGGACGTTGATCTGGATGACGTGAATCTTGGATCGGGAGGCGCCCCTGTTACATCACAGCCGCGGGAGCAGGCCGGTGGACAGCCTGTCTTCGCCATGCCGCCCCCCAGTGGAGCAGCCGTGGGCGTCAACCCCTTCACCGGCGCACCTGTGGCCGCCAACGAGAACACATCGCTAAACACCACGGAGCAGACCACCTACACACCAG GTCTGCAGCAGCCGTTTTTCAATCCGCTCTTCTGA